In a genomic window of Bacteroidota bacterium:
- a CDS encoding YggS family pyridoxal phosphate-dependent enzyme yields MIRENIETIRGRITAACTTARRNPDEITVLAVSKTFSFDAVAEAVAAGIVDVGENYVQELLNKKAQLEAAPVRWHFIGHLQTNKVKYIAGWIHLVHAVDSIGLASELDKRAKQTGRVIDVLLEVNTTGEQTKFGLRPEATTGFVQSLAALQNIRIAGLMTMGPFLPDPEGSRPMFRRLRVLRDEVAALKQPNVTMRHLSMGMTGDFEVAIEEGATIIRLGTAIFGKRTRKA; encoded by the coding sequence ATGATCCGAGAGAATATAGAGACGATCCGCGGCCGGATCACCGCAGCGTGTACAACGGCGCGCAGAAATCCGGATGAGATTACGGTTCTCGCCGTTTCGAAGACATTTTCCTTCGATGCTGTTGCGGAGGCCGTTGCTGCCGGGATTGTTGATGTCGGCGAGAATTATGTTCAAGAACTTCTGAACAAGAAGGCGCAACTTGAAGCAGCGCCTGTCCGCTGGCATTTCATCGGACATCTTCAGACGAATAAAGTGAAGTATATTGCAGGCTGGATTCATCTTGTTCATGCCGTTGACAGCATCGGGCTGGCAAGTGAACTGGACAAGCGGGCGAAACAAACCGGCCGAGTGATCGACGTTTTGCTCGAAGTGAACACAACCGGCGAGCAGACGAAATTCGGACTCCGACCGGAAGCCACAACCGGCTTTGTACAGTCGCTTGCAGCACTTCAGAACATCCGGATTGCGGGATTGATGACGATGGGCCCGTTCCTGCCCGACCCGGAGGGGTCGCGTCCCATGTTTCGGAGGCTGAGGGTGTTGAGGGATGAGGTCGCCGCGTTGAAACAACCCAACGTTACAATGCGGCATCTCTCGATGGGGATGACGGGAGACTTTGAGGTGGCAATTGAAGAGGGCGCA
- a CDS encoding tetratricopeptide repeat protein: MSIFDYTNFDDENESLDDERPEDELKKLKDMLKDGSSKISSIEALEEIVNYYWESEKFEDALHFINQLLVYIPYSAETWQRKGLILNNLYRYEEAIESYDKALSLNPVDPEILINKGISLDDLSKPEEALACFEKALEIEPANEDALFNKAITLEKTGRYQEAAKIFRFIVEGNPANRDAWYELGFCYDYLDMPTESLRCYDEHLNLDPYNYNAWYNRGIVLNRMANYYRAVESYDVALAIHENFPAAWYNKGNAYANMGRLEEAIECYRETLKSEEKDVPAWHNLGNAYEELGDYELAIRSFTQALKYDARHYESYFGRGSCYDSLGQYRRALGDYNKALSLCGDYADLWYAKADLLYNMGRVRDSVLAYKMVTKLEPTNYEAWIDYGETLFELGYVKQALKSFDKAVESNPVSADPFYYRAKALIVLNRTFEAIESLKNSFTLNPEMKRMFEEEFPDARSLKAFKKLLEK; this comes from the coding sequence ATGAGTATTTTCGATTATACCAATTTTGACGATGAAAACGAGTCTTTGGACGACGAACGCCCTGAAGACGAGCTTAAGAAGCTGAAGGATATGCTCAAGGACGGCTCTTCCAAGATCTCGAGCATCGAAGCGCTGGAAGAAATCGTCAACTACTACTGGGAGAGCGAAAAATTCGAGGATGCCCTTCACTTCATCAACCAACTTCTCGTCTATATCCCCTATAGTGCCGAGACGTGGCAGCGCAAGGGTCTCATCCTCAACAATCTCTACCGGTACGAAGAAGCAATCGAAAGCTACGACAAAGCCCTCTCGCTCAACCCTGTCGATCCGGAAATTCTCATCAATAAAGGAATCTCGCTTGACGATTTGAGCAAGCCCGAAGAGGCGCTTGCCTGTTTCGAGAAGGCCCTTGAAATCGAACCCGCCAACGAAGATGCCCTCTTCAACAAAGCAATCACGCTGGAAAAAACCGGACGATATCAGGAGGCGGCAAAAATTTTCCGGTTTATCGTCGAGGGAAATCCTGCCAACAGAGATGCATGGTATGAATTGGGCTTCTGCTACGACTATCTCGACATGCCCACCGAATCCCTCCGGTGTTACGATGAGCATCTGAATCTCGACCCGTACAATTATAACGCCTGGTACAATCGCGGCATAGTCCTGAACCGGATGGCCAACTACTACCGGGCAGTCGAAAGCTACGATGTGGCCCTGGCGATTCACGAGAACTTTCCGGCAGCATGGTACAATAAGGGAAACGCCTATGCCAATATGGGAAGACTTGAGGAGGCGATTGAATGCTACCGTGAGACCTTGAAATCGGAAGAAAAAGACGTTCCCGCGTGGCACAATCTGGGGAACGCCTACGAAGAGTTGGGAGATTACGAGCTGGCGATAAGGTCGTTTACACAAGCGCTGAAGTATGATGCCCGCCATTATGAATCGTACTTCGGAAGGGGAAGCTGCTACGATTCCCTCGGCCAATACCGCCGGGCGTTAGGCGATTACAACAAGGCGCTTTCGCTGTGCGGCGATTACGCCGACTTGTGGTATGCAAAAGCCGACTTGCTGTACAATATGGGCCGCGTCCGCGATTCCGTTCTTGCGTACAAGATGGTCACAAAGTTGGAGCCGACAAATTACGAGGCGTGGATTGACTACGGTGAGACCTTGTTCGAACTCGGCTACGTCAAACAAGCCCTCAAGTCATTCGACAAAGCAGTTGAATCCAATCCCGTTTCGGCAGACCCCTTCTACTACAGAGCCAAAGCGCTGATAGTTCTGAACCGGACATTTGAAGCAATCGAGTCTCTCAAAAATTCCTTCACCCTCAACCCCGAAATGAAGCGGATGTTTGAAGAGGAATTTCCCGACGCGAGATCGCTGAAGGCATTCAAGAAGTTGCTGGAGAAGTAG
- the larE gene encoding ATP-dependent sacrificial sulfur transferase LarE: protein MFMFSEIVQSKYRRLQSILKEMESVAIGYSGGVDSTLLLKIAVDVLGEQAVAMIGRSETYPTREFEEAVKIAGSIGARYIVVNTEETDVLKFQENPVNRCYFCKTELFGKLDEIARREGLKWIADGTITDDVGDFRPGMKAKSEKNVRSPLLEAGLSKDEVRELSKHLGLPTWDKPAFACLSSRFPYGMSITKENLTKVDTAETFLRDEGFRFFRVRFHDERTARIEVGKEELGRLLDDDLRERLVVHLKHLGFTYVTLDLQGYRTGSMNEVLTPEVKLEFTS, encoded by the coding sequence ATGTTCATGTTCTCTGAAATCGTACAGTCAAAGTACCGACGGCTTCAGTCCATCCTGAAAGAGATGGAAAGCGTCGCCATCGGGTATTCGGGCGGTGTGGATAGTACACTGCTTCTGAAAATTGCCGTTGATGTGTTGGGCGAACAGGCTGTCGCAATGATTGGCAGATCGGAAACGTACCCGACACGCGAATTTGAAGAAGCGGTGAAGATTGCCGGGAGCATCGGCGCCCGGTACATCGTCGTGAACACGGAGGAAACCGACGTGTTGAAGTTTCAGGAGAACCCCGTCAATCGCTGTTACTTCTGCAAAACGGAGCTATTCGGGAAGTTGGATGAGATTGCCAGACGCGAAGGCCTGAAGTGGATTGCCGACGGAACAATAACGGACGATGTCGGCGATTTCCGTCCGGGGATGAAGGCCAAGTCAGAGAAGAACGTTCGCTCACCGCTGCTCGAAGCCGGACTCAGCAAAGACGAAGTCCGTGAGCTTTCGAAGCATCTCGGCCTGCCGACGTGGGACAAACCGGCGTTCGCCTGTCTCTCCTCCCGGTTTCCCTACGGAATGAGCATCACGAAAGAAAATCTTACCAAAGTGGATACTGCCGAGACGTTTCTGCGTGATGAAGGTTTCCGGTTCTTTCGCGTACGCTTTCATGATGAGAGGACGGCTCGCATCGAAGTCGGCAAGGAGGAACTTGGTCGACTGCTGGATGATGACTTGCGCGAACGGCTCGTTGTCCATCTCAAGCATCTCGGCTTTACGTATGTAACTCTCGATCTTCAAGGCTACCGCACCGGCTCGATGAACGAAGTGCTGACGCCGGAAGTGAAACTCGAATTCACCTCATAG